TGAGGCGGTCATCGGTGATGAGACTGCGGTGCAACGTGGCCAGTTGGCGGTGTTGAGCACGGGTGACGCGGTGACTTTGACCGCAAGCAAGAACGGCGCACGGATGATTCTGGTCGCGGGCCAACCGCTGCGCGAACCGGTCGCGAAGTACGGCCCGTTCGTGATGAATACGCAGCAGGAAATAGTGCAGGCGGTCGAGGATTTCCGCGCTGGCAAGTTCTGATCAACACCGTTCTGATCGACAGCGCACGCAGCACGTGCGTGCGCTGATATCCCGTCTACCGTGCCGCCTCCGCGTGCAGTTGACAGGTGCTTTTGGCGCGCCTAGGCTCGAACCCTGTTTGTCACAGGGAGTGGGGAATGGCTCGCGCTTACGCTTTGTACTTCGATGCTCCGCCGTCCAATATCGACCGCCGCGCCAGGCAATTCCTGCTGGCCGGTATTTTTCTGCTTCATCTGCTTTTTATCGGCTGGGTATTACGCACGCCGACATCGGATATCCAGGCGGTTTCCTCGCGCATGATGGTGGAGTTGCATTCATTCACGTCCAGCGTCACCAGCCCGGCGCATCGCACGACCCTCACCAACAAGACTGCGGTCATGCCCGGAATTTCTGCAGCCAGCGCCGCACCGCGCCAACACGCCGAGATAGCGCGTGTCGCGGATAACGCCAAGCCGCGCATTACCGGACAGATCAATCCGAGTGCCGGCGACAGCGCATCCAGCGCAGCCGCACTAACGGCGGCCGCGGCGGGTGTACACGCCGATGGCAACGACGCCGGCCAGTCCAACGGCGGTAGCGGCGGCATACACCGCGGTTTTGTGCCGCCACGCGTGCAATCGCGCTGGAAGCCGCCATACCCGATGGAAGCCTTCATGGCGCACTTGGAAGGCGAAGCCTTTGTCCTGGTCAGGGTTGCTGCAGATGGCAGACTGGTCGATGCCTCCATCGACAAATCATCGGGCAATGTCGCGCTGGACGATGCTTCGCTGGCGGCGATCCGCCGTTATACGTTCAAGGCCGCGCAAAAAAACGACGCTGCCATCGAGGCCCAGGCCATCGTCAGTATCGCCTGGCGCATCAACGACAGCACCAATGTCGTGGTCGAGGTCAACTTGCCAGGCGACCGACGAGACTACGACAATGCGCAGTCCATCAATCGGTTGAAGGCTTTTTCCTCCGCCAGCCACTGAGTTGCAACAACCGCATTCGCGCGGCTGCGCTCGCAGCGCAATGATCGCGTCAGCGGATTGGCACAGGCGCGTTGCGCCTGACACTCGCGTCTATGCGCACGAGTGCAGGCATTGGTTTCACAGCTTGGGATGCTGCGATTACGGCTTGAGTTTCTCGTCGAAGAATTTCGCAATCAAGCTGAATACGTGTTTGCGCATCGCCGGCGTCGACAGTCCATGCTTGCCGCCGGGGTAGGTCATGAGCTCGAATTGCGTGCCGCGATTCTGCAGCTCGGCCATGAGTTTGGTCGAGTTGGTAAACAGTACGTTGTCGTCGGCCATGCCGTGCACGAGCAGCAGTGGTGACTTCAAACCATCCAGATAAGGCCAGACCGAACTGGCCGTATAGCCGTCCATATTGGTTTTTGGCGAATCCAGATAACGCTCGGTGTAATGGCTGTCATACAGGCGCCAATCGGTGACTGGCGCCACCGCCACGCCGGCGGCGATCTGATCGGATGCCTTGGCCAGCATCATCAGCGCCATGTAGCCGCCGTAGCTCCAGCCGAACACGCCGATGTGCTTGCCATCGACGTAGGGCAGGGATTTCAGATAGGCGATGCCGGCGAGCTGATCGTGCACTTCGGCATTGCCCATCTGCTTGAAGATCGCATCCTCGAACTGGCGTCCGCGCCGCGGCGTGCCGCGATTGTCGAGCGAGAAAACCACGTAACCGTGCTGCACCATGTACTGATCGAAATGATCGCCCCAGGCGCGGTTGACGAGCTGGCGGCCCGGCCCACCGTAGAAGCGGAAAAACACAGGATATTTTTTTGATGCATCGAAATCGGCGGGTTTGTAGAGTCGGTAATAAAGGGCTTGACCATCCTCGGCCTTGACCGTACCGAATTCCGGTGCGCTCAATGCTTCACGATACGGCGCATACGGATGCGTGACATCGAGCGTGTTCGCTTCGATGATCGCGAGCTGCGCGCCGTCCGGTGCATGGATCGTGACTCTCGGCGGCGTGAGAGGATCCGACCACGTATCGACATACAGACTCGCATTGTCAGCGAACACCGCATCGTGCCAGCCATCTTCGCGAGAGATGCGCTCGGGCGCGATACCGCCATCTCCGTCGAGCGGCAATGCATAAATCTGTGCATCGAGAGCATTGTCGCGATTGCCAGCCACATACACCTTGCCCGCGGCCTCATCGACGCCGAGCACCTTGTCGATATCCCACTCGCCGCTGCTCAGGGCGTGGCGCAGCGTTCCATCCAGCCCGTACAGATAAAGCTGTTTGTAGCCGCTGCGTTCGGACGCCCAAATAAACGTATCCTGTTTGTGCAGGAAGGTCAGGTCGTCATGCAGGTTGATCCAGGTCTTGCTGGTTTCGGTCAGCAATATTTTCGGCGTGCCATAACGCACGTCCGCCAGCAGCAGATCGAGCGTGCGCTGATCGCGACTTTGACGCTGCACGGCGAGACGCTGCGCATCCGGCAACCAGTTCACGCGGGCGAGATAGATGTCTTCGTTCTTGCCGAGATCGATCCAGTTCGGCTTGCCGCCCTTCGGCGAAACCACGCCGAGGCGCACACGCACGTTGTTGTCGCCCGCGGCCGGATAACGCTGTTCGACCACCTCAGTATGATCGGCGAACAATTCCGAACGCTTGACCAGCGGCACCTTGGTTTCATCGAAGCGTTCGAACGCGACAGCAGAATCGTCCGGCGCCCACCAGTAACCGCTGGCGCGTGCCATTTCTTCCTGCGCAACAAATTCGGCTTCGGCGTTATGGATGACACCGCCGCCATCGTGCGTGAGTTGTTGCAACGTGCCTTTTTGCAAATCGATCGTCCACAGATTCTGCTGACTCACGAACGAGGCATAACGGCCGCGTGGCGAGATCTGTGCGTCGAGAAATTCGAGGCCGACGCGGGTTATCGGGCGCACGGCTTTTTCCGGTACGACGGTCAAATCGTAAAGGTATAAAACGCCACCTAGTGGAAAAAGCAACTTTTTGCTATCCGGCGCCCAACGATAACTGACGATGCCCTTGAGGCTGGCGGTACGCTGACGTTCGCGTCGGGCCTTTTCGGCTTCCGATACGATTTCCGTGTCACCCGCAACTAACGCATGCGAATCCACCAATAGCCGCGTGCTCTTGTCGGCGAGGTTGTATTCCCACAGGTCGAGCTGGTTCTGATCCTCCGTCTTGCCGCGCAGAAAAGTCACACGCGAACCGTCCGGCGCGATATGCAAACTGCGCGGGCTCGCACCGTTAAGATTCGGATCGGAAAATATCCGCTCGATGCTGAGCTTCTCGGCAGCAGCGGTCGCACACACGGTCATGGAGATCATTCCGGCTAGCCAACGTACTCGATTCATAGGCCTTTACCTTGCCCGAACAAAACCTTTTTTGCTTCCTCGCTCATTGGCGCCGACGCGTCGCGGAACGCGCCTTGCGCATACGCGCGCACGGTGCCCGGACGCGCCGCAATCGCATCGAACCAGCGCTGCAGATTCGGGTGATCGGCGAGATCCATGCCTTGCCGTTGCCACGGCACAATCCACGGATAACAGGCCATGTCGGCGATGCTGTACTCATCGCCAGCGATGAACGCGCGGCCATCCAGTTGTTTGTCGAGCACGCCGTACAGACGTTTGCTTTCGCGCACATAACGCTCGATCGCATACGGGATTTTTTCCGGCGCATAAATGTTGAAATGATGATTCTGGCCTAGCATCGGCCCGAGCCCGCCCATCTGCCAGAACAGCCATTCGAGCACCGTCTTGCGGCCACGCAAATCGGTCGGAATGCACTTGCCGGATTTCTCGGCGAGATACAGCAAGATCGCACCGGACTCGAACAACGATAGCGGCGCGCCGCCATCGGCTGGCGCGTGATCGACGATCGCGGGCATGCGATTGTTCGGCGAAATTTTCAGGAACTCCGGCTGGAACTGCTCGCCCGATCCGATATCGACTCGCTTGATCGTGTACGGCAAGCCAGCCTCTTCCAGCAGCATCGTGATTTTGTGGCCGTTCGGCGTGGGCCAATAATGCAGGTCGATCATGCGGCAATCCTCAAGCGGGCAAAGCGCAAGCTTAAAGTAGAAGCGGCGCGTTTGCGTGTGCCGTTTGCCGGTGATTTTTCAGCGGCGGCTACCACCCGGTTATCTACTTGCCGATGCAAAAACTGCTGAAGATCGCGCCGAGCAGATCTTCACTGTCGAATTCGCCGGTGATGCTGGCCAGTGCATTTTGTGCGGCGTGCAATTCTTCGGCGGCGAGTTCGCCAGCACGCAATTCGAGCAACGCATTTGTCGCATCGCGCAGATGGATTTCCACCTGCTCGAGCGCGGCTACATGCCGTGTGCGTGCACTGAAACTTCCGGTGGCGGCGTCGCCGTGTCCGGCCAGCCGTTTGAGTTCGCTGCGCAATAATTCGAGGCCGACACCGGTATGAGCGGAGAGCCAGATTTGCGTTTCGTGATCGCTATGCTCGTGCCGTGCCGACTCGCCACTCAGGTCGATCTTGTTGTGCACGATAATCCGTGCCGCGCTGGGCGCG
The sequence above is drawn from the Pseudolysobacter antarcticus genome and encodes:
- a CDS encoding glutathione binding-like protein, which produces MIDLHYWPTPNGHKITMLLEEAGLPYTIKRVDIGSGEQFQPEFLKISPNNRMPAIVDHAPADGGAPLSLFESGAILLYLAEKSGKCIPTDLRGRKTVLEWLFWQMGGLGPMLGQNHHFNIYAPEKIPYAIERYVRESKRLYGVLDKQLDGRAFIAGDEYSIADMACYPWIVPWQRQGMDLADHPNLQRWFDAIAARPGTVRAYAQGAFRDASAPMSEEAKKVLFGQGKGL
- a CDS encoding S9 family peptidase; the protein is MNRVRWLAGMISMTVCATAAAEKLSIERIFSDPNLNGASPRSLHIAPDGSRVTFLRGKTEDQNQLDLWEYNLADKSTRLLVDSHALVAGDTEIVSEAEKARRERQRTASLKGIVSYRWAPDSKKLLFPLGGVLYLYDLTVVPEKAVRPITRVGLEFLDAQISPRGRYASFVSQQNLWTIDLQKGTLQQLTHDGGGVIHNAEAEFVAQEEMARASGYWWAPDDSAVAFERFDETKVPLVKRSELFADHTEVVEQRYPAAGDNNVRVRLGVVSPKGGKPNWIDLGKNEDIYLARVNWLPDAQRLAVQRQSRDQRTLDLLLADVRYGTPKILLTETSKTWINLHDDLTFLHKQDTFIWASERSGYKQLYLYGLDGTLRHALSSGEWDIDKVLGVDEAAGKVYVAGNRDNALDAQIYALPLDGDGGIAPERISREDGWHDAVFADNASLYVDTWSDPLTPPRVTIHAPDGAQLAIIEANTLDVTHPYAPYREALSAPEFGTVKAEDGQALYYRLYKPADFDASKKYPVFFRFYGGPGRQLVNRAWGDHFDQYMVQHGYVVFSLDNRGTPRRGRQFEDAIFKQMGNAEVHDQLAGIAYLKSLPYVDGKHIGVFGWSYGGYMALMMLAKASDQIAAGVAVAPVTDWRLYDSHYTERYLDSPKTNMDGYTASSVWPYLDGLKSPLLLVHGMADDNVLFTNSTKLMAELQNRGTQFELMTYPGGKHGLSTPAMRKHVFSLIAKFFDEKLKP
- a CDS encoding energy transducer TonB, coding for MARAYALYFDAPPSNIDRRARQFLLAGIFLLHLLFIGWVLRTPTSDIQAVSSRMMVELHSFTSSVTSPAHRTTLTNKTAVMPGISAASAAPRQHAEIARVADNAKPRITGQINPSAGDSASSAAALTAAAAGVHADGNDAGQSNGGSGGIHRGFVPPRVQSRWKPPYPMEAFMAHLEGEAFVLVRVAADGRLVDASIDKSSGNVALDDASLAAIRRYTFKAAQKNDAAIEAQAIVSIAWRINDSTNVVVEVNLPGDRRDYDNAQSINRLKAFSSASH